A genomic stretch from Desulfotignum balticum DSM 7044 includes:
- the aprA gene encoding adenylyl-sulfate reductase subunit alpha: protein MALPNKPVGELKAVRDPEVDKRDVDILIIGGGMAACGTAFEIKKWADEGTKILLCDKAALERSGAVAQGLSAINTYIGENKIEDYVRMVRNDLMGIVREDLIYDLGRHVDDSVHLFEEWGLPVWKKTDDGKNMDGKKGLKLGSLKSGATPVRTGKWQIMINGESYKRIVAEAGKKALGEDNIIERCFIVELLNDKEDPNRVAGAVGFSVRENKVYIINAKTIVCACGGAVNVYQPRSVGEGKGRAWYPVWNAGSTYTMALRAGAELSMMENRFTPARFKDGYGPVGAWFLLFKAQTVNGLGENYAASDEAKAELEKYAPYGTAAVTPTCLRNHLMMKEYKEGRGPIIMKTSDALAKLGETMSKKELKHLESEAWEDFLDMSVGQAGLWCATNTEPEKKDSEVMPTEPYLLGSHSGCCGIWCSGPEEDWVPADYKWGYNRMTTVRGLFTAGDGVGCSGHKFSSGSHAEGRIVAKSMVQYLKAEGDKVTGFKETDQELVDYVYKPVRNYLDHCAYTTAQDINPNYCKPAGMALRLMKMTNEYGGGIGTYYMTSGKNLEVLMDLFEMFREDLEKIGAGDLHELMRAWEITHRLYTVQAHTRHIQFREESRYPGFYYRGDFMGQNDDEWFCFTNSTYNKETNEWSLKKVPYVKIIAD, encoded by the coding sequence ATGGCATTACCGAACAAACCAGTTGGAGAACTTAAAGCAGTTAGAGACCCGGAAGTTGACAAAAGAGATGTTGACATTCTGATCATCGGCGGGGGTATGGCTGCCTGTGGTACTGCTTTTGAGATCAAGAAATGGGCCGACGAAGGCACCAAAATCCTGCTGTGCGACAAAGCCGCTCTGGAAAGATCCGGCGCTGTTGCCCAGGGGCTTTCCGCCATCAACACCTATATCGGTGAAAACAAAATTGAAGACTATGTCCGCATGGTCAGAAACGACCTGATGGGAATCGTCCGTGAAGACCTGATCTATGACCTGGGCCGTCACGTGGATGACTCGGTTCACCTGTTTGAAGAATGGGGTCTGCCGGTCTGGAAGAAAACCGATGACGGCAAGAACATGGACGGTAAAAAAGGCCTGAAGCTCGGGAGCCTTAAATCCGGTGCCACCCCGGTTCGTACCGGTAAATGGCAGATCATGATCAATGGTGAATCCTACAAGAGAATCGTTGCGGAAGCCGGTAAAAAAGCGCTGGGTGAAGACAACATCATTGAACGGTGTTTCATTGTCGAACTGCTCAACGACAAAGAAGATCCCAACCGCGTTGCCGGTGCTGTGGGCTTCTCTGTGCGGGAAAACAAAGTCTACATCATCAATGCCAAAACCATTGTCTGCGCCTGCGGTGGTGCGGTGAACGTTTACCAGCCCCGCTCTGTTGGAGAAGGAAAAGGCCGTGCCTGGTATCCGGTATGGAATGCCGGCTCCACCTACACCATGGCCCTGCGCGCCGGTGCCGAACTGTCCATGATGGAAAACCGTTTCACCCCGGCCCGTTTTAAAGATGGTTACGGCCCTGTGGGCGCCTGGTTCCTGCTGTTCAAGGCCCAGACAGTCAACGGACTGGGTGAAAACTATGCGGCCTCTGACGAAGCCAAGGCTGAGCTGGAAAAATATGCCCCTTACGGCACGGCAGCAGTAACCCCCACCTGTCTGAGAAACCATCTCATGATGAAAGAGTATAAAGAAGGCCGCGGGCCTATCATCATGAAAACATCTGATGCCCTGGCAAAACTGGGTGAGACCATGAGCAAAAAAGAGCTCAAGCACCTGGAATCAGAAGCATGGGAAGATTTCCTTGACATGTCTGTGGGTCAGGCCGGTCTGTGGTGCGCCACCAACACCGAACCTGAGAAAAAAGACTCAGAAGTTATGCCCACCGAACCGTACCTGCTGGGATCTCACTCCGGCTGCTGCGGTATCTGGTGCTCCGGTCCGGAAGAAGACTGGGTACCGGCGGATTACAAATGGGGCTACAACAGAATGACCACCGTACGCGGACTGTTCACCGCCGGTGACGGCGTGGGCTGCTCCGGTCATAAATTCTCTTCCGGTTCCCATGCCGAAGGCCGGATCGTTGCCAAATCCATGGTTCAGTACCTGAAAGCCGAAGGCGACAAGGTCACGGGATTCAAGGAAACCGATCAGGAGCTGGTGGATTACGTTTATAAACCGGTGAGAAATTACCTGGATCACTGTGCGTATACCACAGCCCAGGACATCAACCCCAACTACTGCAAACCGGCCGGTATGGCCCTGCGTCTCATGAAGATGACCAATGAGTACGGCGGTGGTATCGGCACCTATTACATGACTTCCGGCAAAAACCTGGAAGTTCTCATGGACCTGTTTGAAATGTTCCGTGAAGACCTTGAAAAGATTGGCGCCGGTGACCTGCATGAACTGATGAGAGCCTGGGAAATCACCCACCGTCTCTATACGGTTCAGGCCCATACCCGTCATATTCAGTTCCGTGAAGAATCCCGGTACCCGGGCTTCTACTACAGAGGCGACTTCATGGGTCAGAATGATGACGAGTGGTTCTGCTTCACCAACTCGACTTACAACAAAGAGACCAATGAGTGGAGCCTTAAGAAGGTTCCGTATGTCAAGATCATTGCCGACTAG